A single region of the Cynocephalus volans isolate mCynVol1 chromosome 12, mCynVol1.pri, whole genome shotgun sequence genome encodes:
- the MGAT4C gene encoding alpha-1,3-mannosyl-glycoprotein 4-beta-N-acetylglucosaminyltransferase C encodes MFKFHQMKHISEILNKMRCLRKRFTVSFLGVLVIFLLFMNLYIEDSYVLEGDKQLVRETSTHQLNSERYVHTFKDLSNFSGAINVTYRYLAATSLQRKRYLTIGLSSVKRKKGNYLLETIKSIFEQSSYEELKEILVVVHLADFNSTWRDVMVQDITQKFAHHIIAGRLMVIHAPEEYYPILDGLKRNYNDPEDRVKFRSKQNVDYAFLLNFCANTSDYYVMLEDDVRCSKNFLTAIKKVIASLEGTYWVTLEFSKLGYIGKLYHSHDLPRLAHFLLMFYQEMPCDWLLTHFRGLLVQKNVIRFKPSLFQHMGYYSSYKGTENKLKDDDFEEESFDLPDNPPASLYTNMNVFENYEPRKAYSSVDEYFWGKPPSTGDFFLIVFHNPVIIKKIKVNTGTEDRQNDILHHGALDVGENIMPTKPWRKCLTYLRLGEFKNGNFEISDVNQKIPFDIDCMRIYVTKTQKEWLIIRSISIWTS; translated from the exons ATGTTTAAATTTCATCAAATGAAACATATTTCTGAAATACTGAATAAAATGAGATGCCTGCGAAAACGTTTTACAGTGTCATTCTTGGGAGTTCTtgtcatttttcttctattcatgAATTTGTACATCGAAGATAGCTATGTTCTG GAAGGAGACAAACAACTTGTAAGGGAAACATCCACACATCAACTGAATTCGGAACGCTATGTTCATACATTCAAGGATTTATCTAATTTCTCAGGAGCCATAAATGTCACCTATCGTTATCTAGCTGCCACATCTTTACAAAGAAAAC GGTACCTAACAATTGGACTTTCATCAGTGAAacgaaaaaaaggaaactatttaCTTGAGACAATCAAGTCAATTTTTGAGCAATCCAGCTATGAAGAGCTGAAGGAAATTTTAGTGGTGGTCCATCTAGCAGACTTTAATTCAACCTGGCGTGATGTCATGGTCCAGGATATTACACAGAAATTTGCCCACCATATTATTGCAGGAAGATTAATGGTTATACATGCTCCAGAGGAATACTACCCAATCCTGGATGGCCTTAAAAGAAATTACAATGATCCAGAAGATAGAGTCAAATTTCGTTCCAAGCAAAATGTAGATTATgcttttctgcttaatttttgtGCCAATACTTCAGACTATTATGTAATGCTTGAAGATGATGTTCGGtgttcaaaaaatttcttaactgCCATCAAGAAAGTCATTGCATCCTTAGAAGGAACTTACTGGGTTACTCTTGAGTTCTCTAAGCTAGGCTACATTGGTAAACTCTATCATTCTCATGATCTCCCACGTTTGGCACATTTCTTATTAATGTTTTATCAAGAAATGCCTTGCGATTGGCTATTGACTCATTTTCGGGGTCTGCTCGTTCAGAAAAAtgtgatccgttttaaaccatcTCTCTTTCAGCACATGGGTTACTATTCATCATATAAAGGGACTGAGAATAAACTGAAGGATGACGATTTTGAAGAGGAGTCATTTGACCTCCCTGATAACCCCCCTGCAAGTCTTTACACCAACATGAATGTGTTTGAAAATTATGAACCAAGAAAGGCTTACAGTAGTGTTGATGAGTACTTTTGGGGAAAACCACCTTCAACAGGAGATTTCTTTCTGATTGTATTTCATAATCCagttataataaagaaaattaaagtaaatactGGAACAGAAGATCGGCAAAATGACATTTTGCATCACGGAGCCCTAGATGTTGGAGAAAACATCATGCCTACCAAACCATGGAGAAAATGTCTTACTTACTTAAGACTAGGAGAATTCAAAAATGGAAACTTTGAAATTTCAGATGTGAATCAAAAAATACCATTTGATATAGATTGTATGAGGATATATGTTACCAAAACACAAAAGGAATGGCTGATTATAAGGAGCATTAGCATTTGGACTTCTTAG